The Zonotrichia albicollis isolate bZonAlb1 chromosome 23, bZonAlb1.hap1, whole genome shotgun sequence genome contains the following window.
ATTCCATTTCTATTGGCTGTAACCTTCCTCTGTATCCCCTCCCACTTCACCGATTCCCCCAGGAGCGGGTCCGCGCCCTCCGTTCTCCACCGCTGATTGGCTAAGCGGACGTCACTCTGCCAATCCCGCGTTGCTATTGGCTGGGAGCGCACTGTGGCCCGCCTCCCCCTCAGCCGCCCGGAGCCCTCATGGCGGAGCCCTCATGGCGGGTTCGAGCCCTCACGGCGCTTTGCGGCCCCTGCGGCGCTGCCCTGAGGCGCTGTGGGGCAGGCATCGTCCCGAATCCCTTCAGAGGCGGCTTAGCCGGCTCTGACGCACGTTCCCAGCCCTTTAACATCGATTAACGGGTCAATCCCGTCCGGCCGCGGCCCGGTTATCGCCCCGGATTAGGGGCAGCTCAGGCCCCGGAGGAGCCGATTGCCTCAAGGCCAAGAATAtactattatttttaattttttaacctAAATAGCCTGAATTTGTTTTGGAGCTGTGGCCAGGAAAAGAAGAAGCACCTTTGGGTTGCTTCTTAATCTCCAAATTAATTATGGAGCACCTCACATTCAGCTCTGtcatcccccaaaaaaccccaccaaccaAATCCATCAAAAAAATAGGATTCTACCCAAAAAAACTCCCAGCAGAACCAtcaaaaaccccaccaaaaagcAGGATTCAGCCCCACTGTGCACCTGTGttttaaaggcaaaaataaacAGTATTGCAGCATTAAAATACTAACGTCAGTCACAAGCTGGGTCTTGGGACTGTGAGgtctgaaataaaattaaaataaaataaaataaaataaaataaaataaaataaaataaaataaaataaaataaaataaaataaaataaaataaaatacattctaAAATCCACTTTAGAGTGAAAATAAAGCCCATCAATTCTATTTTTTGGAGAGTATTTCCTGCAAGAAACAGAGGCCGTGGTGGTGCTGGCGGGTTTATTGAGCGTCTgcgaaaaagaacaaaaccacctcgattttgggctgtttgggggatttttggtgttttttggggctAGGGATTGCGGGGAGGAGAttctggctgcaggagggaccCCCTGCTTGaggaaaatccacattttttctgtcttctcctCCAGATTTTAGGGTTTTGGGAGTGCCTTTGCCCCGTGGTGAGGCtgagcagggatgcaggggcaggaAAATGCTCCAGGTGGGATCCAGAGGGATTTCCTTGGGATTTAACCAGGCTGAGAGAACAGGAGGagtgggacagggctggggacatcaCCCCAAGGGACTCAGAAATTCAAATTATTGCTGCCTCCCTTTTGGGGTCGATGGcattggggcagttttgggagaGTTTTCCCTGAGATTAAATGGAAACAAATCCTGggaatggattttttaaaaaagcaaagcagctcCAAACAGCAAACCTACCCCGCTGAATTCAGGAGCTGGCTGTGCCTTGGGGTTTTCCTGCCAAGCAGGGAttaaatttaccccaaaaaccccaaaatgagcAGCAGGAGCGCTCGGGGATGGCTCCGGGTGACACCACGCTGATTTTCCAGGGTTTTCCAGAGGGGGAagcagcacctggaggaggTGCTGGTGGCATCCCCAGCCCATCCCGAGGGAAGGGAGCTCCGGGATTTTGGGATAAAGGACAAACCCGGGCTCGGGGCTCTCTCTCCCCATCCCCCGCTCGCTCAGGCTGCTGAAAATGCAGAAGTTTCGCTTTTTTTTTGCTCGTGGGAACCCAAAGCTCAGCCGCGGCGCCCCGGCGGCAGCgggggtggggtttggggggttttttttcctgttaaatttcttctttttgtccCGTTTCTTGGCGCTAGGGTCGGTTCGGTGCTGCCCGAGGTCAGAGAGGGGGAAGCGGGAGGAACCGGCGGTGCCGGTCAGCTGATGGTGCAGCCGCCCTTCTCCTTGAAGGGGTTCTTGTCCTCGGGCACGCCCTTGAGCAGCGGGTCCTCGCCCGCCATGGACTCGATGTACTCCTTGATCTCCTTGCCCGTCTTGGACACCTGCCCGGGGCAGATAATGGCAGTGCGGGGGCAACGGAACCGGGATCCCAGCCGGGGGGAGCCAACCCGGGGGATCTGAACCGGGGGATCTGAACCGGGGGATCTGAACCGGGGAGCTGGATTGGGGGGCTGGACTGGGGATCCAGCCCGGGGATCCAACCTGGGGAGCTGAACTGGGGATCTGAATTGAGGGGTCTGAACTGGGGATCTGGACTGGGGGATGCACACTGGGCATCTGAACCGGGGATCCAAACCAGGGGATCTGAACTGGGGATCCGAACCGGGGAGCTGGACTGGGGATCCGAACCAGGGATCTGAACTGGGGATTTGTACTGGGGATCCAACCCAGGGGGTCTGAGCTGGAGAGCTGAACTGGGGATCTGAACTGGGGGTCTGAACTGGGGATCCAACACGGGGATCTGAACTGGGGATCTGAACTGGGGAACGGCACCGGGGATCCAAACCGGGGATCTGAACCAGGGATCTGCACTGGAGAGACCTGCACCAGGGGATCTGAACTGGGGGATGCACACCGGGGATCTGAACTGGGGTTCTGAACTGGGGCCAGGGTGGGGGAGCGGGACGTGGAACCAGGACAGGGCATCCCTAAACCGCCCCTGGAGTGTGCCAGAGTATCCCAAATAACACCCAGGCTATCCCGGAGGTTTGGGGGCAGCGTGGGTGCTCCTGCCTGGCTTTGGGGGCAGTGTGGGTGTTTCAGGGGCAGCGTGGGTGCTCCTGCCTGGCTTTGGGGGTGGCTTTCAGCCCCTGGGGTTCTCTCCCTCGCCCCCCGGAAGCTCAGCCCCCCAGGGATGGCCATCCTGCCCTGGCCATGGCTGCAGTGAGGCAACTCACCATCTGCCTCTCGTTCTTCACCTCCTTCTTCAGCTGGTCCAGCTCCATCTTGAGCAGCTCCTTCTCGGTCATGTCCTGAGCCATGGTGCCCTGGAACTGGGGCACAGCCGGTTATTGGGATTATTGCTGAGGGCGATTGTGTCCCCCCAGTGTGCCTGGGACGCTTCCCAACCTTCCTGAGGAATTAAACACATTGCAGCTTTCCTTTCCTCCAGCTGGTTCCTTCATTGTTTGCGCTCCCCTGGAAGCTTTGGGACCGTGGAATTTAGGAAAACCCAgctctttttccccaaaaaaaccccgtGGCAGCGTGCCCCGTGCTCCTCCCCGTGCCCACACATCCCTGGGGTCACCACCAGCCCtgagagcccccagacccaggAGGGAGCAATTCCTGATCCCCAAATGGGGCAGAGGGACTCACCTGGGGGCCGGGGGCCGCCCCTGTGCGTGCcggggctgctcagagccccatggaGGGACGGGAggggacagacaggacaggacagacaggacagacaggacaggacagacagacaggacagacaggagagcgcaggagctgctgctctgcggCTCGGGGTACCGGCAGCAGATGTCTTTGCCGCTAAGCTGATAATGGACTCAGCGGCCTAAGCCGGTCAGGTGTTGGGAATTAGCCCCAAACCCGGCCCGGCCCACAAAGCCCGGCCTGATCGGGCCGggggggcagcggggctgggggtccGGCCGGGACAGACGGGGAGACCCCCGGGACTGCCCGGGGAGTGGCCGAGTCCTGCCCGAGAGGTGGGAGTGACCAGGGAGTGACCACGGGAGTGATCCCTGGAAATGACCCCTGACGTGACCTCTTGGAGTGACCCCGGCAGTGACCCCAGGAGTGACCACTGGGATGGATCACGGGGTGATCCCTGGGAATGACCCCTGACGTGACCTCTGGGAGTGACCACTGGGGGTGGCCCTAGGAATGACCACTGAGAATGACCCTGGGAGTGACCACTGAGAGTAACCTCGGGAGTGAACTCGGGAGTGACCACTGAGAGTGATCCCAGGAGTGACCATGGGAGTGACCACCCAGGAGTGAACTCGGGAATGACCCTTGGAATGACCCTGGGAGTGACCCCTGGGAATGACTCCAGGAGTGACCACTGAGAGTGACCCCGGGAGTGACCACTGGGAGTGACCATGGAAGTGACCACAGGAGTGACCCCAGGAGTGACTGCTGGGAATGACCCCAGGACTGACCCCGGGAGTGACCCCTGGAAGTGATCCCTGGGAATGAGCCCAGCACTGACCCCTAGGACTGACCCCAGCAATGACCCCAGGGCTGACCCGGGGAATGACCCCGGGAATGACCCCGGCATTAACCCCAGGACTGACCCCGGGGGTCCCGGCGGTTCCCCCCGGTTTGTTCGGGGGTCGGTTCGGGAGCCGCCGGTGCCGCTCGGAGCGGGATCGCAGGAAATCCATCACTTCCCTCGGGATGGGCTCAGgaagggccgggccggggctgggccggAGCCCGGGAGGCGCCGGGGCAGCACCTggggcggggcgggagcggAGCTGGGGCCGCCGGGGCTTCCCGAGCGGGAATTTCCTGCGGGGATGGGAACGGGCCGGGCCAAGGACGCGCTGTGCCCTGACAGGGGCTCACCGGGGCTCACCCGGGCTCACTGGGGCTCACTGGGGCTCACCGGGGCTCACCGGGAATCATTGGGGCTCACCGGGGCTCACTGGGGCTCACCGGGAATCATTGGGGCTCACTGGGGCTCACCGGGGCTCACCCGGGCTCACCCAGGCTCACCTGGAATCATCGGGGCTCACCGGGCTCACTGGTGGCACAGATGGGGGTCAGGGTGATTGTAGGGTTGGGATCCTTTTAGGTTCTGGATCCTTTCAGTGTCTGGATCCTTTTGGGATCGACATCTTTTTGGGGTCTGGATGCTTCTGGGGTCTGCATCCTTGTGGAATTGGGATCCTTCTGGGGTCGGGATCCTTCTGAGGTTGGGACACTTTCAGGCTCTGGATCCTTTTGGGGTCAGGGTCCCTTTGGGGTTGGGATCCTTCTAGGGTCGGGATCCTTTTAGGTTCAGGATCCTTCTTGGGTCTGGATCCTTTCAGGTTCTGGATCCTTTCAGGGTCTGGATCCTTTTGGGATCTACATCCTTTTGGGGTCTGGATGCTTCTGGGGTCTGCATCCTTGTGGAATCAGGATCCTTCTGGGGTCGGGATCATTTTTGGGTCTGCATCGTTCTGAGATCTGCATCCTTCTGGAGTCTGGATCCTTTGGGGTCAGGGTCCCTGTGGGGTCGAGATCCTTCTAGGGTCGGGATCCTTTAGGGGTCTGCATCCTTTTGGGGTCTGCATAATTTTGGGGTCTGCATCCTTCTGGGTTCGGGATCCCCGTGGGCTCCTCCCGGCGCTGCCTCCCGGTTCCCGTGCCTCACACCCTTCCCATCCTCCCCGTCTGTCCCGGGCAGGGCGGGGAGTCCCGGGGGGGAACGGGGACACCGCGGCGCCCGCGGGCCCTGCGTCAGCACCGGCAGCGCCTTCAAATCGCGCCCGGGAGGAAGTGGGGCCGggaccggggccggggctgagACGGGACCGGGGCGATGTCGGAGCTGGAGCGGCTGCGGCTGAGCGAGATCCCCGCGGGCCGGGAGCGGCTGCGGGAGCAGCACGGGAACCTGCTCAGGGTGGCCGAGTACTGCCACAGCAACTACCTGCAGGTgagggccgggccgagccgggctgggctgagccGGGCCGGGGGCGATGCTGGAGCGGGCCCGGCTgccccgagcatccc
Protein-coding sequences here:
- the GNGT2 gene encoding guanine nucleotide-binding protein G(I)/G(S)/G(O) subunit gamma-T2 — translated: MAQDMTEKELLKMELDQLKKEVKNERQMVSKTGKEIKEYIESMAGEDPLLKGVPEDKNPFKEKGGCTIS